A DNA window from Mytilus edulis chromosome 14, xbMytEdul2.2, whole genome shotgun sequence contains the following coding sequences:
- the LOC139502972 gene encoding innexin unc-9-like isoform X1: protein MVLVKILDKVLGPIGVYEGHRTVFDDNFVDRLCHYYTIIGLFFGTILVGTAEYVGNPIECWCPAELSPDEVKYVNFVCWVQNTYYIPPFKPVPYEYEFRYSNTIFYYQWVPLILLIMAVICKFPRLVWKYMSNRCGVGIKKLVELAKQTHLNSKEDREQKLKFVAQYIDKWCLNVRAHRSGIFAPTREQAASLCDIGCGRHHGNYLISIRIMVRIMYFAVSFGLLFFLNEFLQNDIYIYGYDVINKFLAGQDWSLNHVRFPRVTLCDFDLRQLSNIQRYTMQCVLPVNLYNEKLFIILWFWMTLISVMSFLNVLYTLIVAPMKKPRKNFIKKYLRLNEIYEKRERDALTKKLLQKFVELHLKHDGIFLLQLMSNNVGSAVMGDVIKHLWDLYRDRQFQINNGTVPKPADKNSYVSYRSSNGTLSKEYKKTLANESFV, encoded by the exons ATGGTTTTGGTCAAAAT cTTGGATAAAGTTCTTGGACCTATCGGTGTTTATGAAGGCCATCGAACTGTATTTGACGATAACTTCGTCGATCGATTATGCCATTATTACACGATTATTGGACTATTTTTCGGCACGATTCTCGTGGGAACAGCCGAATACGTCGGGAATCCTATCGAGTGCTGGTGCCCGGCTGAGCTCAGTCCTGATGAAGTAAAGTATGTGAACTTTGTGTGCTGGGTTCAGAACACGTACTATATCCCGCCATTTAAACCTGTCCCTTATGAATATGAGTTCCGATATAGTAACACAATATTTTATTACCAATGGGTTCCACTGATTCTACTCATTATGGCGGTTATATGTAAATTTCCTCGATTGGTTTGGAAATATATGTCTAATAGGTGCGGAGTCGGAATTAAGAAATTAGTTGAATTGGCCAAACAGACGCACCTTAATTCAAAAGAAGACCGGGaacaaaaattaaagtttgttgCTCAGTATATCGATAAATGGTGTCTGAATGTTCGTGCTCATCGTTCAGGAATATTTGCTCCAACTCGTGAACAAGCTGCAAGTCTGTGTGACATCGGCTGTGGACGTCACCATGGAAACTACCTGATTAGCATTCGAATAATGGTCAGAATTATGTATTTTGCTGTTTCATTTGGACTTCTCTTCTTTCTAAACGAATTTCTTcaaaatgacatatatatatacggatatgacgtcataaataaattCTTGGCTGGCCAAGATTGGTCGTTAAATCACGTGAGATTTCCAAGAGTCACGCTCTGTGACTTTGACCTTCGTCAGTTGTCAAACATTCAGAGGTACACAATGCAGTGCGTACTTCCGGTTAATCTTTACAACGAAAAACTATTTATAATCCTATGGTTTTGGATGACTTTGATATCAGTAATGTCCTTTCTAAACGTATTATATACGTTAATCGTTGCTCCAATGAAGAAGCCGAGGaaaaacttcatcaaaaagtatTTACGACTCAACGAAATTTACGAGAAGAGGGAACGAGACGCATTAACTAAAAAATTACTACAAAAATTTGTAGAGTTACATTTAAAACATGACGGAATATTTCTACTACAACTCATGTCAAATAATGTGGGCAGTGCAGTTATGGGCGATGTTATAAAGCATCTCTGGGACCTATATCGTGATAGACAGTTCCAGATCAACAACGGGACAGTCCCGAAACCTGCCGATAAGAACTCTTACGTGTCTTATAGAAGTAGTAATGGGACATTATCGAAAGAATATAAGAAGACGCTAGCAAATGAAAGTTTTGTATGA
- the LOC139502969 gene encoding uncharacterized protein, giving the protein MDPSHEEQQEEVQTPEGDVTEEPEENPSKTTNLDENAETRRVRELTEKGQGAFIEKRDKFYHDLEALWSNLESRLLETTNPPNDLQQLLTAQDKIVQACTNYRRLTDEYLKFLKNTKTLDSLQDIDTCKFSTDIRMSKVDLAIETLHEHRLTLTRAKSTKTKTSRGKKSSHSGSSHVSDISSLARKKRAKAEAARTQIAFAEKQALLLKQEAMIEEQTLFKQNEIKAEAEQEAIRAEQEAIRADQEATSRKAEAEQEATRRKAEAEQEAIRRNAEAAHQRAEMKREAIRRKTLMEQEAARATREKAEIKAAMNILEAQREAAAAEAEARVLEYDGSQAFSDLPDEKEDPLQRVQDFVNKLPVSTVVKEVTGPQKKKQIPVKIELSHEAPAFVPSVALNLLSQTSAVLPSDTKSPEVTSIPDLGLVTGIQKLGLSDEIPAEHQKQGVKEAIPVLRTKQDVIEEIPVSHQKQGVIEEIPVAHQQQINPTSEITRFLLRKDLLFSRLTSFNDRAESFHTWKASFKNVTDELQVSDSEQIDLLIKWLGPESAKHAISIRASNANNPTIGIQRLWKRLDERYGAPEMLEASLRSKLDKFPTLTNKDNARLYELSDILSEIEYHKENPKLGCLLAYFDSPTGINPVIEKLPYGLQEKWITRASRYKSNHGVAFPPFTELSAFISEISRIKNDPGLIFGSKVTPNTKGAAPRFTSYPKTKVGTHKTAVEQQSGDASKQGLCILHNTKHSLNECRAFRAKSIEERKGLLKENNVCYKCCDSTKHRSRECNARISCKECGSKQHTTALHITRPQQPASSQSSSPKQAYGGEPIESAETKATSVNSTCTEICKDAYSGKSCAKILPVNVYHKDNQDKVIRMYAIIDDQSNRSLASPEFFNLFDVKDKPENYTLSTCSGKVVTSGKRGRGFIMESINCTDKFDLPVLIECDHIPNNRDEIPTPEVTMHHPHLKELRGSIPPLDENCQILLLIGRDLIEAHHVLDQRIGPPRTPYAQQLKLGWVVIGETCINKQHVPFELNVKITNILPTGQPSTFQPCTSKFDIRENYTDPVTKDLQSPLFEKTKDDDKPGQSYEDKMFMKQMDNEFVRDSEGSWVAPLPFRVPRQPLPSNRPQALHRANMLDASLNRNPVKREHFLTFMSKILDNNHAELAPPLHEHEECWYLPLFGVYHPKKPDQIRGVFDSSAKCNGVSLNSVLLTGPDLTNDLLGVLLRFRKEMIAVTADVQHMFHCFVVRKDHRNYLRFLWHKNNDLQENLVEYRMRVHVFGNSPSPAVATLGLRKAAQASEQEFGSHVTSFVTRDFYVDDGLTSCPTKEEAVKLMKDTQQALSKYGNLRLHKFASNCAEVMSAFHASDLASNLKDLDLECDSKPLQRSLGLSWDVNTDNFLFQLSSENKPITRRGILSTINSLYDPLGFLAPVIIQGKLLLRKIVSETVDWDQPLSDETAAEWKSWRDTLIAIETLRIPRTYVPYLSKTATKELHVFSDASEKAIAAVAYLRTTDSSGEPNIGFILGKAKVAPTSGHTIPRLELSAAVLAVEITQTIVDNLDLHIDTVKFYTDSKVVLGYISNETRRFFIYVANRVEKIRKFSSPSQWNYVPTNRNPADSGTRSVPAHEIHSSEWLLGPRQLLSSEQKNSKDIYQLIDPEEDGEIRATVNVAKTFATLEHKGIGTERFNRFSNWTSLVRAIAFLERFSRLHGSKQAAPVNSLEGFSNAENFILISAQFEVYGEEIDCIKRREQIHKRSPIANLNPFLDEQGLLRVGGRIAKSDLDLREKKPLIVPGRHHIATLLVRHYHNKIKHQGRHFTDGAIRSAGYWIVGAKRLISSIIHKCVTCRKLRGKTEYQIMSDLPEDRLEPSPPFTNVGIDTFGPWTIVSRKTRGGYANSKRWAILFTCLVTRAIHIELIEEMSSSAFINAVRRFAAIRGQVKIFRSDRGTNFIGAIDDLKIDSINVEDGPFKNFLYNSGTTWIFNPPHSSHMGGAWERMIGITRRILDSMLLNAAGRSLTHDVLNTLMAEVSAIVNSRPLVPVSTDPENPLILTPAMLLTQKTDYIFTSDHLGEFDKRDLCLAEWRRVQALASVFWSRWRKEYLPLLQQRRKWTEDRRDLIEGDVILLKDKNICRTQWPVGIIVNSFKSSDEHVRKAEVRVIVNGKATTYTRPIVDMILLVENNPV; this is encoded by the coding sequence ATGGATCCCAGTCACGAGGAACAACAAGAAGAGGTTCAGACTCCGGAGGGAGATGTCACTGAAGAACCTGAAGAAAATCCGtctaaaacaacaaatttagATGAAAATGCCGAGACTAGGCGAGTGCGTGAACTCACCGAAAAGGGACAGGGAGCCTTTATAGAAAAACGTGACAAGTTCTATCACGACTTAGAGGCCCTATGGTCAAACCTAGAATCTCGGTTATTAGAAACGACCAACCCTCCTAACGACCTCCAGCAATTGTTAACAGCACAAGATAAAATTGTACAAGCCTGTACTAATTATCGCAGGCTCACAGACGAGTACttgaaatttctcaaaaatacGAAAACATTAGACAGCCTTCAAGACATTGATACATGCAAATTCTCAACGGATATCCGAATGTCTAAAGTAGACCTAGCAATTGAAACTTTGCACGAGCATCGCCTTACCTTGACAAGGGctaaatcaacaaaaacaaagaCATCTAGAGGCAAGAAATCCTCACACAGTGGGAGCTCCCACGTCTCTGACATTTCAAGTCTTGCACGGAAGAAGCGTGCTAAAGCAGAGGCTGCCAGAACTCAGATAGCCTTTGCTGAAAAACAGGCCTTGCTCCTAAAGCAGGAGGCAATGATAGAAGAACAGACTCTTTTCAAGCAAAATGAAATAAAGGCCGAGGCAGAACAAGAAGCCATCAGAGCAGAACAAGAAGCCATCAGAGCAGATCAAGAAGCCACAAGCAGAAAAGCCGAGGCGGAGCAAGAGGCCACACGCAGAAAAGCCGAGGCGGAGCAAGAAGCTATACGTAGAAATGCTGAGGCTGCACACCAGAGAGCTGAAATGAAACGCGAGGCCATACGCAGGAAAACTTTAATGGAACAGGAGGCTGCACGCGCAACACGAGAAAAGGCCGAAATTAAAGCTGCTATGAACATTCTAGAAGCACAAagagaagctgcagccgcagaagccgaggctcgtGTCCTAGAATACGACGGCAGCCAAGCATTTAGCGATCTTCCTGATGAAAAGGAAGACCCGctccagcgtgtgcaagatttcgtcaataaacttcctgtatcaactgttgtaaaggaagtaacaggacctcaaaagaaaaaacaaattcctgttaagATCGAGCTGAGTCAcgaagcaccagcgttcgtgccatccGTGGCACTGAACTTACTGTCACAGACATCTGCTGTCTTGCCTTCCGATACTAAGTCACCGGAAGTTACCTCtatcccagatctgggattagtAACCGGCATACAAAAACTAGGCCTTTCAGATGAGATCCCTGCTGAACACCAAAAACAGGGTGTTAAAGAAGCGATCCCTGTCTTACGCACAAAACAAGACgttatagaagagatccctgtttcacaccaaaaacaaggcgtaatagaagagatccctgttgcaCACCAGCAACAAATCAATCCCACATCGGAGATTACTAGATTTCTCTTGCGTAAGGACCTGCTTTTCTCCCGATTAACAAGCTTTAACGATCGGGCAGAATCCTTCCATACTTGGAAAGCGAGCTTTAAGAACGTGACTGATGAGTTACAAGTCTCTGACTCAGAACAGATCGACCTACTGATCAAGTGGCTCGGTCCAGAGTCTGCTAAACATGCCATAAGCATAAGAGCGTCGAACGCCAATAATCCTACAATAGGTATACAAAGATTATGGAAAAGGCTTGACGAGCGgtatggtgctccagaaatgttggaagcctctcTCAGGAGTAAACTTGACAAATTCCCAACATTGACGAATAAGGACAACGCACGTCTTTATGAACTATCTGACattctatcagaaatagaataccacaaggaaaatcccaagctgggatgtcTGCTAGCTTATTTTGATTCACCGACCGGAATAAACCCTGTCATTGAAAAACTACCATATGGACTTCAGGAAAAGTGGATTACAAGGGCGTCTAGATACAAATCTAACCACGGCGTTGCCTTTCCTCcctttacagagttatctgctTTCATCAGTGAAATCAGTAGAATTAAAAACGATCCAGGATTAATCTTTGGGTCAAAAGTCACACCAAATACAAAAGGTGCTGCGCCAAGGTTCACGTCTTACCCCAAGACTAAAGTTGGTACTCATAAAACAGCGGTTGAGCAACAATCCGGAGACGCCAGCAAACAAGGTCTTTGTATTCTGCACAATACAAAGCATTCCTTAAATGAATGTCGAGCGTTCCGAGCCAAATCAATAGAGGAACGCAAAGgtcttttgaaagaaaacaatgtaTGTTACAAGTGTTGTGATTCTACCAAACACAGAAGCCGGGAATGCAACGCACGCATAAGTTGTAAAGAATGTGGAAGTAAACAACACACTACCGCActtcacatcactagaccacaGCAACCTGCAAGTTCTCAGTCTAGCTCGCCTAAGcaagcctacggcggggagcCTATAGAATCGGCTGAAACTAAGGCAACCTCAGTTAACTCTACCTGTACTGAGATCTGCAAGGATGCGTATAGCGGAAAATCCTGTGCTAAAATACTGCCTGTGAATGTTTATCACAAAGATAATCAGGACAAAGTTATTCGCATGTACGCCATCATTGATGACCAAAGCAACCGGTCACTAGCATCGCCCGAATTCTTTAATCTTTTCGACGTCAAAGATAAACCGGAGAACTATACTTTATCAACATGCTCCGGCAAAGTAGTCACCTCCGGGAAAAGAGGAAGAGGTTTCATCATGGAATCAATCAACTGTACTGACAAGTTTGACCTTCCTGTACTGATTGAATGTGATCATATTCCAAATAATAGGGACGAAATTCCTACTCCGGAAGTCACAATGCATCACCCTCATCTCAAAGAACTCAGAGGAAGCATTCCACCATTAGACGAAAATTGCCAAATTCTTCTCCTAATTGGCAGagaccttatagaggcacaccaCGTCCTTGACCAGCGCATAGGACCACCAAGAACTCCATATGCACAACAATTGAAACTTGGTTGGGTAGTGATAGGAGAAACCTGCATTAACAAGCAGCACGTACCCTTTgaattaaatgttaaaataaccAATATTTTACCTACAGGACAACCTTCAACCTTTCAACCATGCACAAGCAAGTTTGACATCCGGGAAAATTACACAGACCCTGTAACGAAAGATTTACAATCGCCACTCTTTGAAAAAACAAAGGACGATGATAAGCCTGGACAGTCATATGAGGACAAAATGTTCATGAAGCAGATGGACAACGAATTTGTGAGAGACTCGGAAGGAAGTTGGGTAGCACCGTTACCGTTCCGAGTGCCAAGACAGCCATTGCCAAGCAACAGACCACAGGCTCTTCACCGTGCTAACATGTTAGACGccagtctgaatagaaacccagTGAAGCGGGAACATTTTCTTACATTTATGAGTAAAATCTTAGATAATAATCATGCAGAGCTCGCTCCACCATTGCACGAACATGAGGAGTGCTGGTATTTGCCATTGTTTGGTGTTTATCATCCGAAGAAACCCGATCAGATAAGAGGTGTGTTTGATTCTTCCGCCAAATGTAACGGAGTTTCACTTAACAGCGTCCTGCTTACAGGTCCAGACTTGACCAATGATCTCTTGGGAGTACTGCTGCGTTTCAGGAAAGAAATGATCGCAGTAACTGCAGACGTTCAACATATGTTTCACTGCTTTGTTGTCAGAAAAGACCACCGAAATTACCTGAGATTTTTATGGCATAAAAACAATGACCTACAGGAGAACCTTGTCGAATACCGCATGAGGGTTCATGTTTTTGGAAATAGTCCGTCACCTGCCGTCGCTACGCTTGGACTCAGAAAAGCAGCTCAAGCATCAGAACAAGAGTTTGGCAGTCACGTGACTAGCTTTGTTACAAGAGACTTCTATGTCGACGACGGTCTAACGTCATGTCCTACTAAAGAGGAAGCTGTAAAGCTCATGAAGGACACACAGCAAGCATTATCAAAATATGGAAACTTACGCCTTCACAAGTTTGCCTCTAATTGTGCGGAAGTTATGTCTGCATTTCATGCCAGTGATTTGGCTTCAAATCTCAAAGATCTAGACTTAGAATGCGACAGCAAACCCCTACAACGTAGTCTTGGTCTCAGCTGGGACGTAAACACAGATAACTTCTTATTTCAATTATCATCAGAAAACAAACCGATCACTCGGAGAGGAATTTTATCTACGATAAACAGTCTCTACGATCCTCTTGGATTTTTGGCTCCAGTGATTATTCAAGGGAAACTCCTATTAAGGAAAATAGTATCAGAAACCGTGGATTGGGACCAACCTCTCTCCGATGAAACAGCAGCGGAGTGGAAATCTTGGAGAGATACTCTAATTGCTATCGAAACATTACGCATTCCACGTACCTACGTACCGTATCTCAGCAAAACAGCCACAAAGGAGTTGCACGTCTTCTCTGATGCATCAGAAAAAGCCATAGCAGCTGTTGCATATCTACGCACGACCGACAGTAGTGGTGAACCTAACATAGGGTTCATTCTTGGGAAAGCTAAAGTTGCACCAACGAGTGGTCACACTATTCCACGACTTGAATTATCTGCTGCTGTATTAGCAGTTGAGATTACACAAACCATTGTGGATAATTTAGATTTACATATAGACACCGTGAAATTCTACACAGACAGTAAAGTTGTCTTAGGTTACATCAGTAATGAGACAAGAAGGTTCTTTATCTATGTCGCCAATAGAGTAGAGAAAATAAGGAAATTTAGCTCTCCAAGTCAATGGAATTACGTACCAACTAACCGTAATCCCGCAGATTCGGGAACAAGGTCCGTACCAGCCCACGAAATTCATAGCAGTGAATGGTTATTGGGACCAAGACAACTTCTTTCCTCAGAACAGAAGAATTCTAAGGACATATATCAGCTAATAGATCCAGAGGAAGATGGAGAAATTCGTGCAACTGTTAATGTTGCAAAAACATTTGCCACACTTGAACATAAAGGTATCGGAACTGAAAGATTCAACAGATTCTCAAACTGGACATCACTTGTGCGAGCGATAGCCTTTTTAGAACGTTTCTCCCGTTTACACGGGTCAAAACAAGCAGCACCAGTGAATTCTCTTGAAGGATTTTCGAATGCcgaaaatttcattttaatatctGCTCAATTTGAAGTTTACGGAGAAGAAATTGATTGCATTAAACGTCGGGAACAAATTCATAAGCGGAGCCCGATAGCTAACTTAAATCCGTTTTTGGACGAACAAGGACTACTACGAGTAGGAGGCCGTATTGCCAAATCTGACTTAGACCTCCGTGAAAAGAAACCATTGATCGTCCCTGGACGCCATCATATAGCGACATTATTAGTTCGACACTACCACAACAAGATAAAACATCAAGGTCGCCATTTCACAGATGGAGCGATTCGATCCGCAGGATATTGGATCGTAGGAGCAAAACGCTTGATCTCATCTATTATTCACAAATGTGTGACATGCCGCAAACTCAGAGGAAAAACCGAGTATCAAATCATGTCTGATTTGCCAGAGGACCGTCTTGAACCTTCACCTCCGTTTACTAACGTTGGAATAGACACCTTTGGACCCTGGACAATTGTTTCACGTAAAACACGTGGTGGATACGCCAACTCAAAACGTTGGGCAATTTTATTCACATGCTTAGTGACAAGAGCTATTCACATCGAATTAATCGAGGAAATGAGTTCTTCAGCCTTCATAAACGCTGTCAGGAGATTCGCCGCTATAAGAGGCCAAGTTAAGATTTTCCGATCTGACCGTGGAACGAACTTTATCGGCGCAATCGACGATTTAAAGATTGACTCAATCAACGTTGAAGATGGACCCTTCAAGAACTTTCTGTACAATTCTGGTACAACTTGGATCTTCAATCCGCCGCATTCGTCCCACATGGGTGGAGCCTGGGAAAGAATGATTGGTATCACCAGGAGAATTCTTGATTCTATGCTTCTTAACGCAGCCGGAAGAAGCCTAACACATGACGTGCTCAACACACTAATGGCAGAAGTTTCAGCAATAGTGAACTCTAGACCTCTGGTACCGGTATCAACAGATCCAGAGAATCCGTTGATATTAACTCCGGCTATGTTATTGACACAGAAAACCGACTACATATTCACCTCAGATCATCTTGGAGAATTCGACAAACGAGATCTATGTCTTGCCGAATGGAGACGAGTACAGGCTCTTGCCAGTGTTTTCTGGTCCCGTTGGAGGAAGGAATACCTGCCGTTACTACAACAACGACGAAAATGGACCGAAGATCGCCGTGATCTCATCGAAGGAGACGTCATTCTTTTAAAGGACAAAAACATTTGCCGTACCCAATGGCCCGTTGGAATTATAGTGAACTCATTTAAAAGTTCAGACGAACATGTCCGAAAAGCAGAAGTGCGAGTAATCGTTAATGGAAAAGCCACAACCTACACACGCCCTATCGTGGACATGATTCTTCTCGTAGAGAACAACCCTGtgtaa
- the LOC139502972 gene encoding innexin unc-9-like isoform X2, producing MPYATFLDKVLGPIGVYEGHRTVFDDNFVDRLCHYYTIIGLFFGTILVGTAEYVGNPIECWCPAELSPDEVKYVNFVCWVQNTYYIPPFKPVPYEYEFRYSNTIFYYQWVPLILLIMAVICKFPRLVWKYMSNRCGVGIKKLVELAKQTHLNSKEDREQKLKFVAQYIDKWCLNVRAHRSGIFAPTREQAASLCDIGCGRHHGNYLISIRIMVRIMYFAVSFGLLFFLNEFLQNDIYIYGYDVINKFLAGQDWSLNHVRFPRVTLCDFDLRQLSNIQRYTMQCVLPVNLYNEKLFIILWFWMTLISVMSFLNVLYTLIVAPMKKPRKNFIKKYLRLNEIYEKRERDALTKKLLQKFVELHLKHDGIFLLQLMSNNVGSAVMGDVIKHLWDLYRDRQFQINNGTVPKPADKNSYVSYRSSNGTLSKEYKKTLANESFV from the coding sequence cTTGGATAAAGTTCTTGGACCTATCGGTGTTTATGAAGGCCATCGAACTGTATTTGACGATAACTTCGTCGATCGATTATGCCATTATTACACGATTATTGGACTATTTTTCGGCACGATTCTCGTGGGAACAGCCGAATACGTCGGGAATCCTATCGAGTGCTGGTGCCCGGCTGAGCTCAGTCCTGATGAAGTAAAGTATGTGAACTTTGTGTGCTGGGTTCAGAACACGTACTATATCCCGCCATTTAAACCTGTCCCTTATGAATATGAGTTCCGATATAGTAACACAATATTTTATTACCAATGGGTTCCACTGATTCTACTCATTATGGCGGTTATATGTAAATTTCCTCGATTGGTTTGGAAATATATGTCTAATAGGTGCGGAGTCGGAATTAAGAAATTAGTTGAATTGGCCAAACAGACGCACCTTAATTCAAAAGAAGACCGGGaacaaaaattaaagtttgttgCTCAGTATATCGATAAATGGTGTCTGAATGTTCGTGCTCATCGTTCAGGAATATTTGCTCCAACTCGTGAACAAGCTGCAAGTCTGTGTGACATCGGCTGTGGACGTCACCATGGAAACTACCTGATTAGCATTCGAATAATGGTCAGAATTATGTATTTTGCTGTTTCATTTGGACTTCTCTTCTTTCTAAACGAATTTCTTcaaaatgacatatatatatacggatatgacgtcataaataaattCTTGGCTGGCCAAGATTGGTCGTTAAATCACGTGAGATTTCCAAGAGTCACGCTCTGTGACTTTGACCTTCGTCAGTTGTCAAACATTCAGAGGTACACAATGCAGTGCGTACTTCCGGTTAATCTTTACAACGAAAAACTATTTATAATCCTATGGTTTTGGATGACTTTGATATCAGTAATGTCCTTTCTAAACGTATTATATACGTTAATCGTTGCTCCAATGAAGAAGCCGAGGaaaaacttcatcaaaaagtatTTACGACTCAACGAAATTTACGAGAAGAGGGAACGAGACGCATTAACTAAAAAATTACTACAAAAATTTGTAGAGTTACATTTAAAACATGACGGAATATTTCTACTACAACTCATGTCAAATAATGTGGGCAGTGCAGTTATGGGCGATGTTATAAAGCATCTCTGGGACCTATATCGTGATAGACAGTTCCAGATCAACAACGGGACAGTCCCGAAACCTGCCGATAAGAACTCTTACGTGTCTTATAGAAGTAGTAATGGGACATTATCGAAAGAATATAAGAAGACGCTAGCAAATGAAAGTTTTGTATGA